Proteins co-encoded in one Arachis hypogaea cultivar Tifrunner unplaced genomic scaffold, arahy.Tifrunner.gnm2.J5K5 arahy.Tifrunner.gnm2.scaffold_211, whole genome shotgun sequence genomic window:
- the LOC114927336 gene encoding uncharacterized protein codes for MSQDHAQLDSNVICQHIFPMVHADATICVKVLQGSVESAYGYKVSYKKVWHAKQKVIARIYGDWDESYDQLRRYFNALQAFVPGTIVDLQTVPYYVGNMLDRESFMFHQVFWSFPSCVQAFRHCKPLVSVDGTHLYERKNTDSWYFFLTNLRRHVATRPGVLLISDRHAAIKAALEREGCGWDHNAYCVRHIASNFATSFKSKEAKRHLVNATYSKTQEQAQYYLELISSEDPIASPQMMGWIRGLEPPKWLQHLDEGRRYGHMTTNLSECINSVLKGTRNLPVCAIVKSTYHRLNELFVVKGQQAQAQIASGQVFSQFLQKAILANREGISQMLVTSYDRATTVFTVNEIAAAGVQSRFRVNLQFRRCDCGYFQALHYPCAHALAACAMRDSSGNSM; via the exons ATGTCTCAAGACCACGCTCAACTAGATAGCAATGTGATATGCCAGCACATATTCCCCATGGTGCATGCTGATGCGACTATTTGTGTAAAGGTGTTGCAAGGATCGGTAGAGTCAGCGTACGGGTACAAGGTGTCTTACAAGAAGGTTTGGCACGCGAAGCAGAAGGTAATCGCAAGGATCTATGGTGATTGGGACGAGTCGTATGACCAACTGCGCAGATACTTCAATGCGCTGCAAGCTTTCGTCCCAG GGACAATTGTTGACCTCCAAACGGTTCCATACTATGTCGGAAACATGCTTGACCGTGAAAGTTTCATGTTTCACCAGGTCTTCTGGTCGTTCCCTTCGTGTGTTCAAGCGTTTAGGCATTGCAAGCCGCTGGTGTCAGTAGACGGAACACACCTGTACG AAAGAAAGAACACAGATTCATGGTACTTCTTTCTGACTAATTTGAGGAGACATGTAGCGACTAGGCCAGGAGTTCTTCTTATCTCCGACAGGCATGCTGCAATAAAGGCCGCGTTGGAGCGTGAAGGATGTGGTTGGGATCACAATGCTTACTGTGTACGACATATTGCCTCCAACTTCGCAACAAGTTTCAAGAGTAAGGAAGCCAAAAGACACCTGGTTAATGCCACTTATTCGAAGACCCAAGAGCAGGCGCAGTACTATCTTGAGTTAATTAGCAGCGAGGATCCCATAGCATCACCGCAGATGATGGGTTGGATACGAGGGTTAGAGCCACCTAAATGGCTACAGCACCTTGATGAGGGCCGACGATATGGTCACATGACGACCAATCTTTCTGAGTGTATCAACTCCGTTCTGAAGGGCACTAGAAATCTACCAGTCTGTGCAATTGTCAAGTCTACCTACCATCGCCTAAATGAGTTATTCGTCGTGAAGGGTCAGCAAGCACAAGCGCAGATTGCAAGCGGTCAGGTGTTCTCACAGTTCCTGCAGAAAGCCATATTAGCGAACCGTGAGGGAATTTCTCAAATGTTAGTGACGTCGTACGATAGAGCCACAACCGTATTCACAGTCAACGAGATAGCTGCTGCAGGGGTGCAGTCTCGGTTTAGGGTTAACCTTCAGTTTCGTAGATGTGACTGTGGTTACTTCCAGGCATTACACTACCCATGTGCTCATGCTCTAGCCGCTTGCGCTATGCGAGACTCGAGTGGCAACAGTATGT